From a region of the Salvelinus alpinus chromosome 2, SLU_Salpinus.1, whole genome shotgun sequence genome:
- the LOC139567568 gene encoding SEC14-like protein 1 isoform X2, with amino-acid sequence MVQKYQSPIRVYKQPFELVMEAYERRFPTCHLIPMFVDSEVLGETECEDGSIHQVQRRCKLDVDAPRLLKRIAGVDYVYFSQENTLNKRERTLHIESHNETFSNRVIIHELCSYSAHPENEDWTCFEQSASLDIKSFFGFESTVEKMAMKQYASSIKKGKEIIEFYLNQLEEEGISHVPRWTPSLDAPSSSSVTIKPVCATPKLLQLELPVTSPVSIPVSTDANDREIANASNNDATQSDATSNDATNQPDNLTENQTGTPDDKLDADYIKRYLGDLTPLQESCLIRLRQWLQESHKGKTLTLTPSSPSSPPFQIPKDEHILRFLRARDFNMEKAREILCHSLTWRKQNQVDYLLETWTSPQVLNDYYTGGWHHHDKEGRPLYILRLGQMDTKGLVRALGEESLLRHVLSINEEGLRRCEENTKVFGRPISCWTCLVDLEGLNMRHLWRPGVKALLRIIEVVEANYPETLGRLLILRAPRVFPVLWTLVSPFIDENTRKKFLIYAGNDYQGPGGLLDYIDKEVIPDFLGGECMCEVPEGGLVPKSLYRTAEELENEDISLWTETIYQSASVFKGAPHELVIEIIDASSVITWDFDVCKGDVVFHLYHSKRAPQTPRKDPLVGQHSSITTPGGNNVQLIDKSWTLGLDYSMVESPLTCKEGESVQGSHVTRWPGFYILQWKFHTMPGSASTNLPRVDDVLASLQVSSHKCKVMYYTEVIGSEDFRMACFDVQSLGSMTSLESSHSGFSQLSHATSTSNHSQSSSMISR; translated from the exons ATGGTGCAGAAGTATCAGTCACCCATCAGGGTGTACAAGCAGCCTTTTGAGCTGGTGATGGAG GCCTACGAGAGGCGATTTCCCACTTGTCACCTGATTCCCATGTTTGTGGACAGCGAGGTGTTGGGGGAAACTGAGTGCGAGGACGGATCCATACACCAGGTCCAGCGCCGCTGCAAACTGGACGTGGACGCCCCTCGTCTCCTCAAACGG ATTGCGGGGGTGGACTATGTGTACTTCAGCCAGGAGAACACTCTgaacaagagagagaggacgCTCCACATCGAGTCCCACAACGAGACCTTCTCCAACAGAGTCATCATCCACGAACTCTGCAGCTACTCg GCCCACCCTGAGAATGAGGACTGGACGTGTTTCGAGCAGTCGGCCAGCCTGGACATCAAATCGTTCTTTGGCTTCGAGAGCACGGTGGAGAAGATGGCCATGAAGCAGTACGCCAGCAGTATCAagaag GGTAAGGAGATCATAGAGTTCTACCTAAACCAGCTAGAGGAAGAGGGGATAAGCCACGTGCCCCGCTGGACTCCCTCCCTAGatgctccctcctcctcctccgtcacCATCAAACCTGTCTGTGCCACCCCAAAGCTCCTCCAGCTGGAGCTGCCTGTCACTTCCCCCGTCTCAATCCCCGTGTCCACGGATGCCAATGACCGTGAGATTGCCAATGCCAGCAATAATGATGCCACCCAAAGTGATGCCACCAGCAACGATGCCACTAACCAACCTGACAACCTGACAGAGAACCAGACGGGCACGCCTGATG acaAGTTGGATGCAGACTACATCAAGCGCTACTTGGGAGACCTGACGCCTCTGCAGGAGAGCTGTCTGATCAGACTACGACAGTGGCTGCAGGAGAGCCACAAGGgcaag ACCCTTaccctcactccctcctctccctcctcgccACCTTTCCAGATCCCTAAGGACGAGCACATCCTTCGTTTCCTGCGGGCCAGGGACTTTAACATGGAGAAGGCCAGGGAGATCCTGTGTCATTCCTTAACATGGAGGAAACAGAACCAGGTGGACTATCTGTTAGAGACGTGGACCTCACCACAGGTCCTCAATGACTACTACACTGGAGGGTGGCACCACCATGATAAAG AGGGTCGTCCTCTCTATATCCTGCGTCTGGGACAGATGGACACCAAGGGGCTGGTCCGAGCCCTGGGAGAGGAGTCTCTACTCAGACAC GTTCTATCCATAAACGAGGAGGGCCTAAGGCGCTGTGAGGAGAACACCAAAGTCTTTGGCCGACCAATCAG ttGTTGGACGTGTCTGGTGGACCTCGAAGGGTTAAACATGCGCCACCTGTGGCGACCGGGGGTTAAGGCCCTTCTGAGAATCATTGAGGTGGTGGAGGCCAACTACCCAGAGACCCTGGGACGTCTGCTCATACTGAGGGCTCCTAGAGTCTTCCCTGTGCTCTGGACCCTG GTGAGCCCGTTCATCGATGAGAACACCCGTAAGAAGTTCCTGATCTACGCTGGAAATGACTACCAGGGCCCCGGCGGCCTGCTGGACTACATAGACAAGGAGGTCATCCCTGACTTCCTGGGAGGAGAGTGTATG tGTGAAGTCCCAGAGGGAGGCCTGGTGCCCAAATCTCTGTACCGTACTGCAGAGGAGCTGGAGAACGAAGACATCAGCCTGTGGACAGAGACTATCTACCAGAGTGCCAGTGTCTTTAAGGGAGCGCCCCACGAG TTGGTGATCGAGATCATCGACGCCTCCTCCGTGATCACCTGGGACTTTGACGTGTGTAAGGGCGACGTGGTCTTCCACCTCTACCACTCCAAGCGCGCCCCCCAAACCCCCCGCAAGGACCCCCTAGTGGGGCAACACAGCAGCATCACCACCCCCGGGGGGAACAACGTCCAGCTCATAGACAAGTCCTGGACCTTAGGCCTGGACTACAGCATGGTGGAGTCACCACTCACCTGCAAGGAGGGGGAGAGCGTGCAG GGTTCCCACGTGACCAGGTGGCCCGGGTTCTACATCCTGCAGTGGAAGTTCCACACCATGCCGGGCAGTGCCTCCACCAACCTGCCCCGTGTGGACGACGTCCTCGCCTCCCTGCAGGTCTCCTCACACAAGTGCAAAGTCATGTACTACACAGAGGTCATTGGCTCCGAGGACTTCAG AATGGCTTGCTTTGATGTTCAAAGTTT GGGCTCTATGACCAGTTTGGAGTCGAGTCACAGTGGTTTCTCCCAGCTCAGCCACGCCACCTCCACCTCTAACCACTCCCAGTCCAGCTCCATGATCTCCAGGTAG
- the LOC139567568 gene encoding SEC14-like protein 1 isoform X4 — protein MVQKYQSPIRVYKQPFELVMEAYERRFPTCHLIPMFVDSEVLGETECEDGSIHQVQRRCKLDVDAPRLLKRIAGVDYVYFSQENTLNKRERTLHIESHNETFSNRVIIHELCSYSAHPENEDWTCFEQSASLDIKSFFGFESTVEKMAMKQYASSIKKGKEIIEFYLNQLEEEGISHVPRWTPSLDAPSSSSVTIKPVCATPKLLQLELPVTSPVSIPVSTDANDREIANASNNDATQSDATSNDATNQPDNLTENQTGTPDDKLDADYIKRYLGDLTPLQESCLIRLRQWLQESHKGKIPKDEHILRFLRARDFNMEKAREILCHSLTWRKQNQVDYLLETWTSPQVLNDYYTGGWHHHDKEGRPLYILRLGQMDTKGLVRALGEESLLRHVLSINEEGLRRCEENTKVFGRPISCWTCLVDLEGLNMRHLWRPGVKALLRIIEVVEANYPETLGRLLILRAPRVFPVLWTLVSPFIDENTRKKFLIYAGNDYQGPGGLLDYIDKEVIPDFLGGECMCEVPEGGLVPKSLYRTAEELENEDISLWTETIYQSASVFKGAPHELVIEIIDASSVITWDFDVCKGDVVFHLYHSKRAPQTPRKDPLVGQHSSITTPGGNNVQLIDKSWTLGLDYSMVESPLTCKEGESVQGSHVTRWPGFYILQWKFHTMPGSASTNLPRVDDVLASLQVSSHKCKVMYYTEVIGSEDFRMACFDVQSLGSMTSLESSHSGFSQLSHATSTSNHSQSSSMISR, from the exons ATGGTGCAGAAGTATCAGTCACCCATCAGGGTGTACAAGCAGCCTTTTGAGCTGGTGATGGAG GCCTACGAGAGGCGATTTCCCACTTGTCACCTGATTCCCATGTTTGTGGACAGCGAGGTGTTGGGGGAAACTGAGTGCGAGGACGGATCCATACACCAGGTCCAGCGCCGCTGCAAACTGGACGTGGACGCCCCTCGTCTCCTCAAACGG ATTGCGGGGGTGGACTATGTGTACTTCAGCCAGGAGAACACTCTgaacaagagagagaggacgCTCCACATCGAGTCCCACAACGAGACCTTCTCCAACAGAGTCATCATCCACGAACTCTGCAGCTACTCg GCCCACCCTGAGAATGAGGACTGGACGTGTTTCGAGCAGTCGGCCAGCCTGGACATCAAATCGTTCTTTGGCTTCGAGAGCACGGTGGAGAAGATGGCCATGAAGCAGTACGCCAGCAGTATCAagaag GGTAAGGAGATCATAGAGTTCTACCTAAACCAGCTAGAGGAAGAGGGGATAAGCCACGTGCCCCGCTGGACTCCCTCCCTAGatgctccctcctcctcctccgtcacCATCAAACCTGTCTGTGCCACCCCAAAGCTCCTCCAGCTGGAGCTGCCTGTCACTTCCCCCGTCTCAATCCCCGTGTCCACGGATGCCAATGACCGTGAGATTGCCAATGCCAGCAATAATGATGCCACCCAAAGTGATGCCACCAGCAACGATGCCACTAACCAACCTGACAACCTGACAGAGAACCAGACGGGCACGCCTGATG acaAGTTGGATGCAGACTACATCAAGCGCTACTTGGGAGACCTGACGCCTCTGCAGGAGAGCTGTCTGATCAGACTACGACAGTGGCTGCAGGAGAGCCACAAGGgcaag ATCCCTAAGGACGAGCACATCCTTCGTTTCCTGCGGGCCAGGGACTTTAACATGGAGAAGGCCAGGGAGATCCTGTGTCATTCCTTAACATGGAGGAAACAGAACCAGGTGGACTATCTGTTAGAGACGTGGACCTCACCACAGGTCCTCAATGACTACTACACTGGAGGGTGGCACCACCATGATAAAG AGGGTCGTCCTCTCTATATCCTGCGTCTGGGACAGATGGACACCAAGGGGCTGGTCCGAGCCCTGGGAGAGGAGTCTCTACTCAGACAC GTTCTATCCATAAACGAGGAGGGCCTAAGGCGCTGTGAGGAGAACACCAAAGTCTTTGGCCGACCAATCAG ttGTTGGACGTGTCTGGTGGACCTCGAAGGGTTAAACATGCGCCACCTGTGGCGACCGGGGGTTAAGGCCCTTCTGAGAATCATTGAGGTGGTGGAGGCCAACTACCCAGAGACCCTGGGACGTCTGCTCATACTGAGGGCTCCTAGAGTCTTCCCTGTGCTCTGGACCCTG GTGAGCCCGTTCATCGATGAGAACACCCGTAAGAAGTTCCTGATCTACGCTGGAAATGACTACCAGGGCCCCGGCGGCCTGCTGGACTACATAGACAAGGAGGTCATCCCTGACTTCCTGGGAGGAGAGTGTATG tGTGAAGTCCCAGAGGGAGGCCTGGTGCCCAAATCTCTGTACCGTACTGCAGAGGAGCTGGAGAACGAAGACATCAGCCTGTGGACAGAGACTATCTACCAGAGTGCCAGTGTCTTTAAGGGAGCGCCCCACGAG TTGGTGATCGAGATCATCGACGCCTCCTCCGTGATCACCTGGGACTTTGACGTGTGTAAGGGCGACGTGGTCTTCCACCTCTACCACTCCAAGCGCGCCCCCCAAACCCCCCGCAAGGACCCCCTAGTGGGGCAACACAGCAGCATCACCACCCCCGGGGGGAACAACGTCCAGCTCATAGACAAGTCCTGGACCTTAGGCCTGGACTACAGCATGGTGGAGTCACCACTCACCTGCAAGGAGGGGGAGAGCGTGCAG GGTTCCCACGTGACCAGGTGGCCCGGGTTCTACATCCTGCAGTGGAAGTTCCACACCATGCCGGGCAGTGCCTCCACCAACCTGCCCCGTGTGGACGACGTCCTCGCCTCCCTGCAGGTCTCCTCACACAAGTGCAAAGTCATGTACTACACAGAGGTCATTGGCTCCGAGGACTTCAG AATGGCTTGCTTTGATGTTCAAAGTTT GGGCTCTATGACCAGTTTGGAGTCGAGTCACAGTGGTTTCTCCCAGCTCAGCCACGCCACCTCCACCTCTAACCACTCCCAGTCCAGCTCCATGATCTCCAGGTAG
- the LOC139567568 gene encoding SEC14-like protein 1 isoform X3, translating into MVQKYQSPIRVYKQPFELVMEAYERRFPTCHLIPMFVDSEVLGETECEDGSIHQVQRRCKLDVDAPRLLKRIAGVDYVYFSQENTLNKRERTLHIESHNETFSNRVIIHELCSYSAHPENEDWTCFEQSASLDIKSFFGFESTVEKMAMKQYASSIKKGKEIIEFYLNQLEEEGISHVPRWTPSLDAPSSSSVTIKPVCATPKLLQLELPVTSPVSIPVSTDANDREIANASNNDATQSDATSNDATNQPDNLTENQTGTPDDKLDADYIKRYLGDLTPLQESCLIRLRQWLQESHKGKTLTLTPSSPSSPPFQIPKDEHILRFLRARDFNMEKAREILCHSLTWRKQNQVDYLLETWTSPQVLNDYYTGGWHHHDKEGRPLYILRLGQMDTKGLVRALGEESLLRHVLSINEEGLRRCEENTKVFGRPISCWTCLVDLEGLNMRHLWRPGVKALLRIIEVVEANYPETLGRLLILRAPRVFPVLWTLVSPFIDENTRKKFLIYAGNDYQGPGGLLDYIDKEVIPDFLGGECMCEVPEGGLVPKSLYRTAEELENEDISLWTETIYQSASVFKGAPHELVIEIIDASSVITWDFDVCKGDVVFHLYHSKRAPQTPRKDPLVGQHSSITTPGGNNVQLIDKSWTLGLDYSMVESPLTCKEGESVQGSHVTRWPGFYILQWKFHTMPGSASTNLPRVDDVLASLQVSSHKCKVMYYTEVIGSEDFRGSMTSLESSHSGFSQLSHATSTSNHSQSSSMISR; encoded by the exons ATGGTGCAGAAGTATCAGTCACCCATCAGGGTGTACAAGCAGCCTTTTGAGCTGGTGATGGAG GCCTACGAGAGGCGATTTCCCACTTGTCACCTGATTCCCATGTTTGTGGACAGCGAGGTGTTGGGGGAAACTGAGTGCGAGGACGGATCCATACACCAGGTCCAGCGCCGCTGCAAACTGGACGTGGACGCCCCTCGTCTCCTCAAACGG ATTGCGGGGGTGGACTATGTGTACTTCAGCCAGGAGAACACTCTgaacaagagagagaggacgCTCCACATCGAGTCCCACAACGAGACCTTCTCCAACAGAGTCATCATCCACGAACTCTGCAGCTACTCg GCCCACCCTGAGAATGAGGACTGGACGTGTTTCGAGCAGTCGGCCAGCCTGGACATCAAATCGTTCTTTGGCTTCGAGAGCACGGTGGAGAAGATGGCCATGAAGCAGTACGCCAGCAGTATCAagaag GGTAAGGAGATCATAGAGTTCTACCTAAACCAGCTAGAGGAAGAGGGGATAAGCCACGTGCCCCGCTGGACTCCCTCCCTAGatgctccctcctcctcctccgtcacCATCAAACCTGTCTGTGCCACCCCAAAGCTCCTCCAGCTGGAGCTGCCTGTCACTTCCCCCGTCTCAATCCCCGTGTCCACGGATGCCAATGACCGTGAGATTGCCAATGCCAGCAATAATGATGCCACCCAAAGTGATGCCACCAGCAACGATGCCACTAACCAACCTGACAACCTGACAGAGAACCAGACGGGCACGCCTGATG acaAGTTGGATGCAGACTACATCAAGCGCTACTTGGGAGACCTGACGCCTCTGCAGGAGAGCTGTCTGATCAGACTACGACAGTGGCTGCAGGAGAGCCACAAGGgcaag ACCCTTaccctcactccctcctctccctcctcgccACCTTTCCAGATCCCTAAGGACGAGCACATCCTTCGTTTCCTGCGGGCCAGGGACTTTAACATGGAGAAGGCCAGGGAGATCCTGTGTCATTCCTTAACATGGAGGAAACAGAACCAGGTGGACTATCTGTTAGAGACGTGGACCTCACCACAGGTCCTCAATGACTACTACACTGGAGGGTGGCACCACCATGATAAAG AGGGTCGTCCTCTCTATATCCTGCGTCTGGGACAGATGGACACCAAGGGGCTGGTCCGAGCCCTGGGAGAGGAGTCTCTACTCAGACAC GTTCTATCCATAAACGAGGAGGGCCTAAGGCGCTGTGAGGAGAACACCAAAGTCTTTGGCCGACCAATCAG ttGTTGGACGTGTCTGGTGGACCTCGAAGGGTTAAACATGCGCCACCTGTGGCGACCGGGGGTTAAGGCCCTTCTGAGAATCATTGAGGTGGTGGAGGCCAACTACCCAGAGACCCTGGGACGTCTGCTCATACTGAGGGCTCCTAGAGTCTTCCCTGTGCTCTGGACCCTG GTGAGCCCGTTCATCGATGAGAACACCCGTAAGAAGTTCCTGATCTACGCTGGAAATGACTACCAGGGCCCCGGCGGCCTGCTGGACTACATAGACAAGGAGGTCATCCCTGACTTCCTGGGAGGAGAGTGTATG tGTGAAGTCCCAGAGGGAGGCCTGGTGCCCAAATCTCTGTACCGTACTGCAGAGGAGCTGGAGAACGAAGACATCAGCCTGTGGACAGAGACTATCTACCAGAGTGCCAGTGTCTTTAAGGGAGCGCCCCACGAG TTGGTGATCGAGATCATCGACGCCTCCTCCGTGATCACCTGGGACTTTGACGTGTGTAAGGGCGACGTGGTCTTCCACCTCTACCACTCCAAGCGCGCCCCCCAAACCCCCCGCAAGGACCCCCTAGTGGGGCAACACAGCAGCATCACCACCCCCGGGGGGAACAACGTCCAGCTCATAGACAAGTCCTGGACCTTAGGCCTGGACTACAGCATGGTGGAGTCACCACTCACCTGCAAGGAGGGGGAGAGCGTGCAG GGTTCCCACGTGACCAGGTGGCCCGGGTTCTACATCCTGCAGTGGAAGTTCCACACCATGCCGGGCAGTGCCTCCACCAACCTGCCCCGTGTGGACGACGTCCTCGCCTCCCTGCAGGTCTCCTCACACAAGTGCAAAGTCATGTACTACACAGAGGTCATTGGCTCCGAGGACTTCAG GGGCTCTATGACCAGTTTGGAGTCGAGTCACAGTGGTTTCTCCCAGCTCAGCCACGCCACCTCCACCTCTAACCACTCCCAGTCCAGCTCCATGATCTCCAGGTAG
- the LOC139567568 gene encoding SEC14-like protein 1 isoform X5 produces MVQKYQSPIRVYKQPFELVMEAYERRFPTCHLIPMFVDSEVLGETECEDGSIHQVQRRCKLDVDAPRLLKRIAGVDYVYFSQENTLNKRERTLHIESHNETFSNRVIIHELCSYSAHPENEDWTCFEQSASLDIKSFFGFESTVEKMAMKQYASSIKKGKEIIEFYLNQLEEEGISHVPRWTPSLDAPSSSSVTIKPVCATPKLLQLELPVTSPVSIPVSTDANDREIANASNNDATQSDATSNDATNQPDNLTENQTGTPDDKLDADYIKRYLGDLTPLQESCLIRLRQWLQESHKGKIPKDEHILRFLRARDFNMEKAREILCHSLTWRKQNQVDYLLETWTSPQVLNDYYTGGWHHHDKEGRPLYILRLGQMDTKGLVRALGEESLLRHVLSINEEGLRRCEENTKVFGRPISCWTCLVDLEGLNMRHLWRPGVKALLRIIEVVEANYPETLGRLLILRAPRVFPVLWTLVSPFIDENTRKKFLIYAGNDYQGPGGLLDYIDKEVIPDFLGGECMCEVPEGGLVPKSLYRTAEELENEDISLWTETIYQSASVFKGAPHELVIEIIDASSVITWDFDVCKGDVVFHLYHSKRAPQTPRKDPLVGQHSSITTPGGNNVQLIDKSWTLGLDYSMVESPLTCKEGESVQGSHVTRWPGFYILQWKFHTMPGSASTNLPRVDDVLASLQVSSHKCKVMYYTEVIGSEDFRGSMTSLESSHSGFSQLSHATSTSNHSQSSSMISR; encoded by the exons ATGGTGCAGAAGTATCAGTCACCCATCAGGGTGTACAAGCAGCCTTTTGAGCTGGTGATGGAG GCCTACGAGAGGCGATTTCCCACTTGTCACCTGATTCCCATGTTTGTGGACAGCGAGGTGTTGGGGGAAACTGAGTGCGAGGACGGATCCATACACCAGGTCCAGCGCCGCTGCAAACTGGACGTGGACGCCCCTCGTCTCCTCAAACGG ATTGCGGGGGTGGACTATGTGTACTTCAGCCAGGAGAACACTCTgaacaagagagagaggacgCTCCACATCGAGTCCCACAACGAGACCTTCTCCAACAGAGTCATCATCCACGAACTCTGCAGCTACTCg GCCCACCCTGAGAATGAGGACTGGACGTGTTTCGAGCAGTCGGCCAGCCTGGACATCAAATCGTTCTTTGGCTTCGAGAGCACGGTGGAGAAGATGGCCATGAAGCAGTACGCCAGCAGTATCAagaag GGTAAGGAGATCATAGAGTTCTACCTAAACCAGCTAGAGGAAGAGGGGATAAGCCACGTGCCCCGCTGGACTCCCTCCCTAGatgctccctcctcctcctccgtcacCATCAAACCTGTCTGTGCCACCCCAAAGCTCCTCCAGCTGGAGCTGCCTGTCACTTCCCCCGTCTCAATCCCCGTGTCCACGGATGCCAATGACCGTGAGATTGCCAATGCCAGCAATAATGATGCCACCCAAAGTGATGCCACCAGCAACGATGCCACTAACCAACCTGACAACCTGACAGAGAACCAGACGGGCACGCCTGATG acaAGTTGGATGCAGACTACATCAAGCGCTACTTGGGAGACCTGACGCCTCTGCAGGAGAGCTGTCTGATCAGACTACGACAGTGGCTGCAGGAGAGCCACAAGGgcaag ATCCCTAAGGACGAGCACATCCTTCGTTTCCTGCGGGCCAGGGACTTTAACATGGAGAAGGCCAGGGAGATCCTGTGTCATTCCTTAACATGGAGGAAACAGAACCAGGTGGACTATCTGTTAGAGACGTGGACCTCACCACAGGTCCTCAATGACTACTACACTGGAGGGTGGCACCACCATGATAAAG AGGGTCGTCCTCTCTATATCCTGCGTCTGGGACAGATGGACACCAAGGGGCTGGTCCGAGCCCTGGGAGAGGAGTCTCTACTCAGACAC GTTCTATCCATAAACGAGGAGGGCCTAAGGCGCTGTGAGGAGAACACCAAAGTCTTTGGCCGACCAATCAG ttGTTGGACGTGTCTGGTGGACCTCGAAGGGTTAAACATGCGCCACCTGTGGCGACCGGGGGTTAAGGCCCTTCTGAGAATCATTGAGGTGGTGGAGGCCAACTACCCAGAGACCCTGGGACGTCTGCTCATACTGAGGGCTCCTAGAGTCTTCCCTGTGCTCTGGACCCTG GTGAGCCCGTTCATCGATGAGAACACCCGTAAGAAGTTCCTGATCTACGCTGGAAATGACTACCAGGGCCCCGGCGGCCTGCTGGACTACATAGACAAGGAGGTCATCCCTGACTTCCTGGGAGGAGAGTGTATG tGTGAAGTCCCAGAGGGAGGCCTGGTGCCCAAATCTCTGTACCGTACTGCAGAGGAGCTGGAGAACGAAGACATCAGCCTGTGGACAGAGACTATCTACCAGAGTGCCAGTGTCTTTAAGGGAGCGCCCCACGAG TTGGTGATCGAGATCATCGACGCCTCCTCCGTGATCACCTGGGACTTTGACGTGTGTAAGGGCGACGTGGTCTTCCACCTCTACCACTCCAAGCGCGCCCCCCAAACCCCCCGCAAGGACCCCCTAGTGGGGCAACACAGCAGCATCACCACCCCCGGGGGGAACAACGTCCAGCTCATAGACAAGTCCTGGACCTTAGGCCTGGACTACAGCATGGTGGAGTCACCACTCACCTGCAAGGAGGGGGAGAGCGTGCAG GGTTCCCACGTGACCAGGTGGCCCGGGTTCTACATCCTGCAGTGGAAGTTCCACACCATGCCGGGCAGTGCCTCCACCAACCTGCCCCGTGTGGACGACGTCCTCGCCTCCCTGCAGGTCTCCTCACACAAGTGCAAAGTCATGTACTACACAGAGGTCATTGGCTCCGAGGACTTCAG GGGCTCTATGACCAGTTTGGAGTCGAGTCACAGTGGTTTCTCCCAGCTCAGCCACGCCACCTCCACCTCTAACCACTCCCAGTCCAGCTCCATGATCTCCAGGTAG